GCCATCGGGCCTTTTATTGTGGCCTCCCTGACATATATGCTGTTTGCCTATGTGGCCGGCCATGCCGAATTCGCACAATACCTGCACGTCCGGCACATTCCGGCAGCCGGTGAAGTATCCGTGATCTGCGGCATCCTGGCAGGGGCAGGCATGGGCTTTTTATGGTTCAATGCCCACCCGGCCCAGATTTTCATGGGCGATACCGGTTCCATCCCCCTTGGCGCCATCCTGGGCACCATCGCCGTGGTAACCAAACAGGAGATCATGCTGGTGCTGGTGGGCGGACTTTTTGTCATGGAAGCAGGTTCGGTGATTCTTCAAGTCGCCTATTTTAAAATCACCCACGGTAAGAGAATCTTCAGAATGGCACCGTTGCACCACCATTTTGAATTAAAAGGCTGGCATGAATCCAAGGTGATTGTCCGATTCTGGATTATTTCCATTACCCTGGCTGCCCTATCCTTAAGTACGTTAAAGATAAGATAAAAGATGCTCAATTTTCCTGAAACATATGAATTAATTGTTGGCTTAGGCGCCTGTGGGCTTGCCATGGCCCGGTTTCTGAATTGCCGGGGGCACTGCGTCGCGGCCACGGACATCGACGCAACAAAGACCGATGAAGCTGCAGCCTTAGAAAACTTAGGTATCCCGGTAATGATCGGCAGCCACACCCATGAGATATTCGACAACGCATCCGTTATTATCCCCAGCCCCGGAATCCCCTTAAACATGCCATACATCCAATCTGCCCGAAACAAAGGCGTACCGGTCAAAGGCGAACTGGATATTTTTGCCCAATACAACACCACACCGACCATTGCAATCACAGGAACCAACGGGAAAACCACCACCACGGAACTGACAACAGCCATGCTTGAAGCCTCAGGCATCTCCTGTTTCATGGGCGGCAACATCGGCACCCCACTGATAGAATATCTCATGCAGGAGGACCCCAAGGATGTTGTGGTGGCCGAAGTCTCCTCCTTCCAGCTTGATCTTGCCCAGACCTTCAGGCCCCACACAGCAGCACTTCTCAATATTGCCGAAGATCACCTGGACCGCTATATAGACTTTCACGCCTATGCCGACTCAAAATGGTCTATTTTTAAAAATATGACGGCCAAAGATACGGCCATAATTAACAGCCGCATCAACAATCTTTCAACCCGGACCGACGCTATTTGTGCCGAAATTCTTGAATTTTCCTCCACGAAGACTGTGGGCCGGGGTGCAAGTGTTCACGAAATGGGAATCGATATTCACACCCGTAACGTCAGTGACGTTCTTGCCACAGATATATTGACCGGACTTCCCGGGACCCATAACAAAGAAAATGTTGCGGCAGCGGCCCTTGCGGCGCTCAGCTGCGGTGGCACTATTGAAGGTATCAGGCAGGCCTTAAACGACTTTACCCTGTCGGACCATCGCATCGCCTTTGTCCGGGAGGTTGATGGCGTCCGTTTCTACAACGACTCCAAAGCCACCAACGTGGACGCCGTGCTCCGCGCCCTGGAATCCTTTGAATCCGGTGTCATTCTTATTCTCGG
This window of the uncultured Desulfobacter sp. genome carries:
- the murD gene encoding UDP-N-acetylmuramoyl-L-alanine--D-glutamate ligase, whose protein sequence is MLNFPETYELIVGLGACGLAMARFLNCRGHCVAATDIDATKTDEAAALENLGIPVMIGSHTHEIFDNASVIIPSPGIPLNMPYIQSARNKGVPVKGELDIFAQYNTTPTIAITGTNGKTTTTELTTAMLEASGISCFMGGNIGTPLIEYLMQEDPKDVVVAEVSSFQLDLAQTFRPHTAALLNIAEDHLDRYIDFHAYADSKWSIFKNMTAKDTAIINSRINNLSTRTDAICAEILEFSSTKTVGRGASVHEMGIDIHTRNVSDVLATDILTGLPGTHNKENVAAAALAALSCGGTIEGIRQALNDFTLSDHRIAFVREVDGVRFYNDSKATNVDAVLRALESFESGVILILGGREKGLDFAPLAPEVKARAKAVIGMGEAAGHVMETFEGVCPAYSCRDMACAVNKAVSVADKGNVVLLSPACASFDLYANYKERGKDFARIVNRLVSVQEVCHG